The following coding sequences lie in one Maribacter forsetii DSM 18668 genomic window:
- the recN gene encoding DNA repair protein RecN, with the protein MLSTLSISNYALIDRLEVDFNKGFTVITGETGAGKSILLGGLSLVLGKRADLSSLRVKDQKCIIEGTFKIDTYGLQSFFEENDLDYDDSTVIRREILPSGKSRAFVNDTPVTLGVLSTLGENLIDIHSQHQTMQLTENDFQLKLVDALANNQKRLTAYRKDLKTYRKAQKELEKLIEIQSTANKEQDYNTFLLEELEKAPLKAGVIEELEEEYEQLNNVELIMEQLSKGDQLFNDEQIGVLPLVTEMRQSLSKLIDFGSSYKDLFERVKSVMIELDDVSSELQRLQEGVEANPDQLEQVNNKLQLLYNLQKKHNVSDIAELISIKNDLADKVFETANLDDKIAARTKEIEEMEAVLESKAILLREKRNLVIPQLKKKLESDLGLLGMPSASFEIKLSAAEAFAVTGKDELSFLFTANRGGSYGELKKVASGGELSRIMLVIKSILAKYEKLPTIMFDEIDTGVSGEISDRMADIMKDMSADLQVFSITHLPQVASKGNNHFKVFKTEGKERTMTNLKQLTNDERVVELAHMLSGKDLSDSALAHAKELLSASSSI; encoded by the coding sequence GTGCTTTCAACCCTTTCCATTTCTAATTACGCATTAATTGATCGTCTAGAAGTAGACTTCAATAAAGGTTTCACGGTTATTACCGGTGAAACTGGCGCCGGTAAATCTATTTTACTTGGCGGACTATCTTTAGTGTTAGGTAAACGTGCAGATTTAAGTTCTTTACGGGTTAAAGATCAGAAATGTATTATTGAGGGTACTTTTAAGATAGACACGTACGGACTCCAGAGTTTTTTTGAAGAAAATGATTTGGACTATGATGATAGTACAGTCATTAGGCGAGAGATTTTACCAAGTGGTAAGTCTAGAGCATTTGTAAACGATACGCCGGTTACGTTAGGGGTCTTATCTACATTGGGTGAAAACCTAATAGATATTCATTCTCAGCATCAGACTATGCAACTTACTGAAAATGACTTTCAGTTAAAATTAGTAGATGCGCTGGCAAACAATCAAAAAAGATTAACGGCATATAGAAAAGATTTAAAAACTTATCGTAAAGCGCAGAAGGAATTAGAGAAACTTATTGAAATTCAAAGCACAGCGAACAAAGAACAAGATTACAATACGTTTTTGTTGGAAGAATTAGAAAAAGCACCGTTAAAAGCAGGAGTAATTGAAGAGCTGGAAGAAGAATATGAACAGCTGAACAATGTGGAGTTGATTATGGAGCAGTTATCTAAAGGAGACCAATTGTTCAATGATGAGCAAATAGGGGTTTTACCTTTAGTAACAGAAATGCGCCAATCACTTTCAAAACTGATAGATTTTGGGTCTAGCTACAAAGATTTGTTTGAGCGTGTAAAATCTGTAATGATAGAACTAGATGATGTGAGTTCAGAATTGCAGCGTCTTCAAGAAGGGGTAGAGGCGAACCCTGATCAGTTAGAACAGGTGAATAATAAATTACAGCTGCTGTATAATTTACAGAAAAAGCATAATGTCAGCGATATAGCTGAGTTGATTAGCATTAAGAACGACCTTGCTGATAAAGTTTTTGAAACTGCCAATTTAGATGATAAAATTGCAGCTAGAACAAAGGAAATAGAAGAGATGGAAGCTGTCTTGGAATCAAAGGCTATTTTGTTACGAGAAAAAAGAAACTTGGTAATTCCACAACTTAAGAAAAAATTGGAGTCCGATTTGGGGCTATTAGGTATGCCAAGTGCATCGTTCGAAATAAAATTAAGCGCCGCGGAGGCGTTTGCAGTTACCGGTAAAGATGAGCTTTCATTTTTATTTACCGCCAATAGAGGTGGTAGTTATGGCGAATTAAAGAAAGTAGCATCTGGTGGGGAATTGTCTAGAATAATGTTGGTGATCAAATCCATACTTGCCAAGTATGAAAAGTTACCGACTATTATGTTCGATGAAATAGATACTGGTGTGTCAGGGGAAATATCTGACCGCATGGCAGATATAATGAAAGATATGAGTGCGGATCTGCAAGTATTTTCGATTACGCATTTACCGCAAGTAGCATCAAAAGGAAACAACCATTTCAAAGTCTTTAAAACCGAAGGTAAAGAACGTACGATGACCAATTTAAAGCAATTGACCAATGATGAAAGAGTGGTAGAGTTGGCTCATATGTTAAGCGGTAAAGATCTTTCTGATTCTGCATTGGCACATGCAAAAGAACTTTTAAGTGCATCTTCAAGTATATAA
- a CDS encoding glycosyltransferase, with protein MDLSFSFIIPVYNRPNEIKELLDSLRLQTYDKTFEVVIVEDGSTISSEEVIGEYVDDLAISYYKKPNSGPGDSRNYGMARAKGNYFIVLDSDCILPPQYLVAAEKSLQEDFVHCYGGPDAAHESFSTVQKAINYAMTSFLTTGGIRGGKKSVDKFQPRSFNMGISKEAFSTVGGYGNIHPGEDPDLTIRIWNKGYRTKLISEAFVYHKRRIDWNKFYIQVNKFGMVRPILNKWHPETKKITYWFPTVFCLGFVVSVLLALVGFKIPWFIYSTYFLVLFIDALLKTRNLKVAFLSLVATAIQFFGYGYGFLKSTLYINSSNKKPEEIFPKLFFRVN; from the coding sequence ATGGACTTGTCGTTTTCTTTTATCATTCCCGTATACAATAGACCCAACGAAATTAAGGAACTGTTGGATAGTCTACGTTTACAAACCTATGACAAAACTTTTGAGGTGGTTATCGTCGAAGACGGTTCTACTATTTCATCTGAAGAAGTCATAGGTGAGTATGTAGATGATCTAGCTATTTCATATTACAAGAAGCCAAATTCTGGTCCTGGAGATTCTCGGAATTACGGTATGGCTAGGGCAAAAGGCAATTACTTTATAGTATTGGATTCTGATTGTATTTTACCACCACAGTATCTTGTGGCTGCAGAAAAGAGTTTGCAAGAAGATTTTGTTCATTGTTATGGTGGTCCGGATGCGGCACATGAATCTTTTTCTACAGTTCAAAAAGCAATTAACTATGCTATGACTTCTTTTTTGACCACAGGAGGAATTCGTGGTGGTAAGAAATCAGTAGATAAATTTCAGCCCAGAAGCTTTAATATGGGTATTTCTAAAGAAGCTTTTAGTACAGTGGGCGGTTATGGAAATATTCACCCCGGTGAAGATCCGGATCTAACCATACGCATTTGGAATAAAGGGTATAGAACTAAATTGATTTCAGAAGCATTTGTGTATCATAAAAGGCGAATAGACTGGAACAAATTTTATATTCAGGTGAATAAATTTGGTATGGTACGCCCTATATTAAATAAATGGCATCCGGAGACCAAGAAGATTACCTATTGGTTTCCAACTGTATTTTGTTTAGGATTTGTGGTTTCGGTATTATTGGCATTAGTAGGTTTCAAAATTCCGTGGTTTATATATTCAACATACTTTTTAGTTTTGTTTATAGATGCGCTTTTAAAAACTCGTAATTTAAAAGTGGCATTTTTATCACTGGTGGCAACAGCGATACAATTTTTTGGATATGGATACGGATTTTTAAAATCAACCTTGTATATTAATTCTTCAAATAAAAAGCCAGAGGAAATTTTTCCCAAATTATTTTTTAGAGTGAATTGA
- a CDS encoding enoyl-ACP reductase FabI — translation MGYNLLKGKRGIIFGALDESSIAWKTAQTVHAEGGTFVLTNAPIAMRMGQIDQLAKETGSEIIPADATSVEDLDNLVAKAVEILGGKIDFVLHSIGMSVNVRKGRAYTDEKYDFTAKGWDVSALSFHKVLQSLYKADAMNEWGSVVALTYMAAQRTFPDYNDMADNKAYLESVARSFGYFFGKEKNVRVNTISQSPTATTAGQGVKGFDGFISYAEKMSPLGNASAQDCADYTITLFSDLTRKVTMQNLFHDGGFSNTGVSQEVIEKF, via the coding sequence ATGGGATATAACTTATTAAAAGGTAAAAGGGGAATTATTTTTGGAGCATTAGACGAAAGTTCTATTGCGTGGAAAACAGCGCAAACGGTACACGCAGAAGGCGGTACTTTTGTTTTGACAAACGCCCCAATTGCTATGAGAATGGGTCAGATAGACCAATTGGCAAAAGAAACAGGATCAGAAATTATACCTGCAGATGCTACAAGTGTTGAAGACTTGGATAATTTAGTAGCAAAGGCAGTTGAAATTTTAGGAGGAAAAATAGATTTCGTATTACATTCAATCGGTATGTCCGTTAACGTACGTAAAGGTCGTGCTTACACAGATGAAAAATATGATTTTACGGCTAAAGGATGGGATGTTTCTGCGCTTTCTTTTCATAAAGTATTGCAATCACTTTATAAAGCGGATGCTATGAACGAGTGGGGTAGTGTTGTGGCTTTGACTTACATGGCCGCGCAAAGAACATTTCCGGATTATAACGATATGGCAGATAACAAAGCGTATTTAGAATCTGTTGCCCGTAGCTTTGGTTATTTCTTTGGTAAAGAGAAAAACGTACGTGTAAACACTATTTCTCAATCACCTACTGCAACAACTGCAGGACAAGGAGTAAAAGGTTTTGACGGCTTTATCAGTTATGCGGAAAAAATGTCTCCGTTAGGTAATGCTTCAGCTCAAGACTGTGCTGATTATACTATTACCTTATTCTCTGATCTTACCAGAAAGGTAACCATGCAGAACTTGTTTCATGACGGTGGTTTCTCTAATACAGGAGTTAGTCAAGAAGTTATAGAGAAGTTTTAA
- the porD gene encoding type IX secretion system protein PorD, whose amino-acid sequence MRKAVFLLLFTFIGLVVNAQELTCAVTVNSDQLTQGDQQVFKTLERSLNDFVNKTKWTNRVYKENERVNAQMFITITSYESNSFSGNIQIQSSRPVYNTSYSTPVFNYKDNAFNFQYIEFQPMIFNENQFESNLVSVMAYYVYVILGLDADTFSLEGGTEFYRKAQNIVTQAQGSNSAGWSQSADSNRSRFELIDNLLSNTYREYRIAMYNYHRKGLDILPDNNSTGKQVIAGTMNLFQTMINRRPNAFLISTFFDAKSEEIKNIFSDGPKVDIVKLKETLNKIAPLYATTWNDIKY is encoded by the coding sequence ATGCGTAAGGCAGTATTTCTATTACTTTTCACCTTTATAGGATTAGTTGTAAATGCTCAAGAATTAACTTGTGCGGTTACGGTCAATTCTGATCAGCTTACTCAAGGAGACCAGCAGGTTTTTAAAACTTTAGAGCGTTCGCTGAATGATTTTGTCAATAAGACCAAATGGACAAATAGAGTGTATAAAGAGAATGAAAGGGTAAATGCGCAAATGTTCATTACTATCACCTCTTACGAATCCAATAGCTTTAGTGGTAATATTCAAATTCAGTCTTCAAGACCTGTTTATAATACTTCGTATTCTACACCAGTTTTTAATTACAAGGACAATGCGTTCAATTTTCAATACATAGAATTTCAGCCGATGATTTTCAATGAGAATCAGTTCGAGTCTAATTTGGTTAGTGTCATGGCGTATTACGTGTATGTAATATTAGGATTAGATGCCGATACGTTTTCTTTAGAAGGCGGAACTGAGTTTTATAGAAAAGCACAGAATATTGTTACACAGGCACAAGGTAGTAACTCTGCGGGATGGAGCCAGTCAGCCGATTCTAACAGAAGTAGATTTGAATTAATTGATAATCTTTTATCGAATACCTATAGAGAGTACCGTATTGCTATGTATAACTACCACAGAAAAGGGCTAGATATATTGCCTGATAACAACAGCACGGGTAAGCAAGTAATCGCAGGTACAATGAATCTTTTTCAGACCATGATCAATAGAAGGCCCAATGCCTTTTTGATTTCAACTTTTTTTGATGCAAAATCAGAAGAGATAAAGAATATTTTCTCTGACGGACCAAAAGTTGATATCGTAAAGCTGAAAGAAACCCTTAATAAAATAGCTCCTTTATACGCTACAACTTGGAACGATATTAAATATTGA
- the coaBC gene encoding bifunctional phosphopantothenoylcysteine decarboxylase/phosphopantothenate--cysteine ligase CoaBC yields MLNGKNVLLGITGGIAAYKTTFLVRLFIKAGANVKVILTDSASSFVTPLTLATLAKNPVVLDFVKTEENTVDWNHHVEMGLWADLMLIAPATANTMSKMATGNCDNILMATYLSAKCPVFVAPAMDLDMYKHPSTKSSLDALASFSNMIIPAASGELASGLHGEGRMAEPEDIISFIKKRLSEGLPLSGKKVLITAGPTYEAIDPVRFIGNHSSGLMGFELAKTAANLGAEVYLVTGPTNLSVTHDLIHVVNVVSADDMYHSAQMHYKTSDIVICAAAVADYRPKSIAEQKIKKSEENFTIELVKNKDILKTFGDHKKHQFLVGFALETENEIENAKGKLKRKNLDAIVLNSMRDKGAGFGGVTNKISFIDTNSNITAFELKTKAEVAVDIFNEIIKRRYA; encoded by the coding sequence ATGTTGAACGGCAAAAATGTTCTTTTAGGAATTACCGGAGGAATTGCTGCTTATAAAACAACATTCTTAGTTCGTTTATTTATAAAAGCTGGCGCTAACGTTAAGGTCATACTTACCGATAGCGCCAGCTCCTTTGTTACCCCGCTTACCCTAGCTACTTTGGCTAAAAATCCCGTAGTCCTTGATTTTGTTAAGACAGAAGAGAATACGGTAGATTGGAATCATCACGTAGAAATGGGACTTTGGGCAGACTTGATGTTGATTGCGCCAGCTACGGCAAATACCATGTCTAAAATGGCAACAGGTAATTGCGACAATATTTTAATGGCTACCTATTTATCGGCTAAATGTCCGGTTTTCGTTGCTCCGGCTATGGATTTGGATATGTATAAGCATCCAAGCACAAAAAGTTCTTTAGATGCCCTTGCTTCATTTAGTAACATGATCATACCTGCAGCAAGTGGTGAACTTGCCAGTGGTTTACATGGAGAAGGTAGAATGGCTGAGCCTGAAGATATCATAAGCTTTATAAAGAAGCGACTATCGGAAGGATTGCCATTGTCAGGAAAAAAAGTGTTGATTACTGCAGGTCCAACCTACGAAGCTATTGATCCTGTACGTTTTATAGGAAATCATTCTTCTGGGTTAATGGGATTTGAGCTTGCTAAAACGGCTGCAAACCTTGGTGCCGAAGTGTATTTGGTTACCGGACCAACAAACTTATCTGTTACTCATGATCTTATTCACGTAGTCAATGTGGTATCCGCTGATGATATGTATCATAGTGCTCAAATGCATTATAAAACATCTGATATTGTTATTTGTGCAGCAGCGGTTGCAGATTATAGACCTAAATCCATTGCAGAACAGAAAATTAAAAAATCCGAAGAAAATTTTACTATTGAATTGGTAAAGAATAAAGATATCTTAAAAACCTTCGGTGATCATAAAAAGCATCAGTTCTTGGTTGGTTTCGCCCTAGAAACCGAAAACGAAATTGAAAATGCAAAAGGTAAACTAAAGCGTAAAAACCTAGATGCCATCGTGTTGAATTCTATGCGAGATAAAGGTGCTGGTTTTGGCGGCGTTACCAATAAAATTTCATTTATAGATACCAATTCTAACATTACTGCGTTTGAACTAAAGACCAAGGCAGAAGTTGCCGTGGATATCTTCAATGAAATTATTAAAAGACGATATGCGTAA
- a CDS encoding DNA-directed RNA polymerase subunit omega — protein MNDLKNSKASVSTVTINRNEFDEPTENIYEAISIAAKRAVQINSEIKKELLEKLEEFATYSDSLEEVFENKEQIEVSKFYEKLPKPHAMAVEEWLMDKIYHRNTEKDA, from the coding sequence ATGAACGATTTAAAAAACTCTAAAGCATCGGTATCTACGGTAACTATTAACCGTAATGAGTTTGATGAGCCAACTGAAAATATCTACGAGGCTATTTCAATTGCTGCAAAACGTGCTGTTCAGATCAATTCTGAAATTAAAAAAGAGCTTTTAGAGAAATTGGAAGAGTTTGCTACTTATAGTGACAGTTTAGAAGAAGTTTTTGAAAACAAAGAGCAAATCGAAGTTTCTAAGTTTTACGAAAAATTACCTAAGCCACACGCAATGGCGGTAGAAGAGTGGTTGATGGATAAAATCTACCATAGAAACACAGAAAAAGACGCTTAA
- a CDS encoding YbbR-like domain-containing protein has product MERLVEWIKTGLKKRKVKVFLVFLLCASLAWLINKLSLTYTNNTTFQVEYVNVPDEFLLANTPKDEIEVRLQAAGFQFLGYELKPKQVKLDVSKVMHKDDAYYLTSDQIRIQLESQLNNYSILTDFDSDAIYFDFTSLETKKVPVKVMVDMTFASNHILEGEIEVVPDSIQISGPKSQIDTIKQIRTTLFKSDYINTSFSNEIALQLPEQLKGTTFSNKKVRLSGKVVKFSEQVIEVPVQVINLPENVKVRTFPEIVEVRCQGTLEHLKELEIGDFSVEADYATLSKENENTLSVKLVKYPRSLNNAVISTNEVEFILRRE; this is encoded by the coding sequence ATGGAACGTTTAGTAGAGTGGATAAAAACAGGACTAAAGAAAAGAAAGGTAAAAGTCTTTCTTGTGTTCTTGTTGTGTGCTTCACTCGCTTGGTTAATTAATAAGTTATCGCTTACCTATACAAATAACACTACTTTTCAAGTGGAATATGTAAATGTTCCGGACGAATTCTTATTGGCAAATACTCCAAAAGATGAAATTGAAGTACGTCTTCAAGCAGCTGGATTTCAATTTTTAGGATATGAATTAAAACCCAAGCAGGTAAAGTTAGATGTTAGTAAGGTGATGCATAAAGATGATGCCTACTATTTAACATCGGATCAAATTAGAATTCAGTTAGAATCTCAGCTTAATAATTATAGCATACTTACAGATTTTGATAGTGATGCTATATATTTTGACTTTACATCTTTAGAAACCAAGAAGGTACCAGTAAAAGTAATGGTAGATATGACCTTTGCTTCAAACCACATTCTGGAAGGGGAGATTGAAGTAGTGCCAGATTCAATTCAAATTTCAGGTCCTAAAAGTCAAATTGATACTATAAAACAAATTAGAACGACATTGTTTAAGTCTGATTATATAAATACTTCATTCTCAAATGAAATCGCCTTACAATTACCGGAACAATTAAAAGGAACAACTTTTTCAAATAAAAAAGTTAGGCTCTCTGGTAAGGTGGTTAAATTTTCTGAACAAGTAATAGAAGTTCCTGTTCAGGTAATCAATTTACCAGAAAATGTAAAGGTTCGTACTTTTCCAGAAATAGTTGAAGTCCGGTGTCAGGGTACTTTAGAGCATTTGAAGGAATTGGAAATAGGAGATTTTTCTGTAGAGGCAGATTATGCTACGCTCTCAAAAGAAAACGAGAATACCTTGTCCGTAAAATTGGTGAAATATCCAAGAAGTTTAAACAATGCTGTAATCAGCACAAATGAAGTTGAATTTATACTTCGAAGAGAATGA